A window of Mycolicibacterium holsaticum DSM 44478 = JCM 12374 genomic DNA:
GGTGGGCCGTGGGCATGAGCACACCCATCCGCACGATCACACCCATCTCCACGAACACAACGGGCACGTTCATACCGAGACCATCTCCCTGGAGCAGAAGGTGCTCGCGAAGAACGACCGGCTCGCCGAGGACAACCGCAAGTGGCTGGCAGAACGCAACATTCTTGCGTTGAATCTGACCAGCTCACCGGGCGCGGGCAAGACGACGCTACTGGAGCGCACCATCCGCCACCTCGGCCGCGATCGCCCCGTGGCCGTCATCGAGGGTGACCAGGAGACACTGCTCGACGCCGAGCGCATCAAAGCCACGGGCGCGCGCGCCGTCCAGGTCAACACCGGTGCCGGCTGCCACCTCGATGCCGCGATGGTGCGCCGCGCCCTGGACACCCTCGACCCCGAACCCGAGTCGATCCTCTTCATCGAAAACGTCGGCAACCTCGTCTGCCCGGCGCTGTTCGATCTGGGTGAGCACAGCAAAGTCGTCGTCATCTCCGTGACCGAAGGCACCGACAAGCCGCTGAAGTATCCGCACATGTTCGCCGCCGCCGGGCTGGTGGTCGTCAACAAGATCGATCTCATGCCGTACGTCGACTTTGATCTTGAAAGTTGTTGCGCCTACTCGCGATCGGTGAACCCGGCCGCGGAGATATTGCCGATGTCGGCGACGTCGGGTGATGGTAGCGCACGGTGGTACGAATGGATCGATAATCGCGCAAACGGCATCATGCATCCATCACCCGTTGACAAGAGATGACCTCGGGAGTAGACCGAGAAATTAGCGGTCAAGAAGAGGACGCGACGTCCCGGTGACGTAGGGAGCCACTGCCCGGCTCCCGGTCGTGAGGGCCCCAGCCCGGCCCCCAGAAAGCTGTGACACATGCCAATCGAGGCAGCAGTCAAAGCGGAAGAGGCATTAATTCATATTCTGTGGATCAATGCTGGTTTGAGTTGTGACGGCGATTCGGTGGCGCTGACTGCCGCGACGCAACCGACTATCGAGGAGATCGCTCTCGGCGCCCTCCCCGGTCTGCCCAAGGTCGCCGTCCACTGGCCCCTGATCGATTTCGAGTGCGGGCCGAACGGGGGTGCCGACGATTTTCTTGAGTGGTTCTTCAAGGCCGATCGAGGCGAGCTGGAACCGTTCGTCCTCGTCGTCGAAGGGTCGATCCCGAACGAGAAGCTCAAGGACGAAGGTTACTGGTGCGGGTTCGGCAACGACCCCGCGACCGGCCAACCGATGACGACAAGCGAATGGCTGGACCGCCTCGCACCCAAGGCGACGGCGATCGTGGCGGCCGGAACCTGCGCGACCTACGGCGGTATCCATGCGATGGCGGGTAACCCGACCGGAGCCATGGGCGTACCCGACTATCTCGGATGGGACTGGAAGAGCAAGGCCGACATCCCGATCGTCTGTGTACCGGGTTGTCCGATCCAGCCGGACAATTTCGCCGAGACACTCACATATCTCCTGTACATGGCCACCGACCAGGCGCCGATGATCCCACTGGATGATGCGCTTCGCCCCAAGTGGCTGTTCGGCGCCACCGTGCACGAGGGGTGTGACCGGGGCGGCTATTACGAACAGGGTGATTTCGCGACCGAGTATGGCTCGCCGAAGTGCATTGTCAAGCTCGGCTGCTGGGGGCCCGTCGTCAAGTGCAACGTGCCCAAGCGGGGCTGGATCAACGGGATCGGCGGCTGTCCGAATGTCGGCGGCATCTGCATCGGGTGCACCATGCCCGGCTTCCCGGACAAGTTCATGCCGTTCATGGACGAACCGCCGGGCGGCAAGGTGTCCACTGCGGCATCGGGTCTGTACGGCTCTGTCATCAAGAACTTGCGCCAAATCACCGGCCGCACACTCGACAAGGAACCGAAGTGGCGGCATCCGGGTACGAAACTCACGACCGGAGCAACCCGCACCTGGTAGGTGCGGGTTGTGCCGGCAGTCCGCACAACCCTTATTTGCGTCGAAAAGCACGGCAGGACAGCTCATTAGACGAAAGAGAAGAGTTCGATGACAACGATCATCCCCGAACCGTCACACGTGAAGCGCGATCCCGGCCAACTCGTGGAGATGGCATGGGATCCCATCACCCGCATCGTCGGCAGCCTCGGCATCTACACCAAGATCGACTTCGACAACAGGGAGGTCGTCGAGTGCCACAGCACGTCCTCGATCTTTCGCGGCTACTCGATCTTCATGAAGGGCAAAGACCCGCGTGACGCCCACTTCATCACCAGCCGCATCTGCGGCATCTGCGGCGATAACCACGCCACGTGCTCGTGCTACGCGCAAAACATGGCTTACGGCGTCAAGCCACCGCACCTCGGCGAGTGGCTGATCAACTTGGGCGAAGCCGCGGAATACATGTTCGACCACAACATCTTTCAGGAGAACCTGGTCGGCGTGGACTACTGCGAGAAGATGGTCTCCGAGACCAACCCGAGCGTGCTGGCCAAAGCCGAGAACACCCAAGCGCCGAACGCCGACATGCACGGGTACCGCACGATCGCCGACATCATGCGGACGCTCAACCCGTTCACCGGTGAGTTCTACCGCGAAGCGTTGCAGGTCAGTCGAACGACACGAGAGATGTTCTGCCTCATGGAGGGCCGGCATGTCCATCCGTCGACCCTGTATCCCGGCGGTATCGGCACGACCGCCACGGTTCAGCTGATGACCGACTACATGACCCGGCTGATGCGTTACGTGGAGTTCATGAAGAAGGTCGTGCCGATGCACGACGACCTCTTCGACTTCTTCTACGAAGCGTTGCCCGGTTACGACCAGGTAGGCCTGCGACGGACCTTGCTCGGCTGCTGGGGCTCGTTCCAGGACCCTGAGGTTTGCAACTTCGCCTATAAGGACATGGAGTACTGGGGTCGCAAGATGTTCGTCACCCCCGGTGTCGTGGTCGACGGGAAGCTCGTGACGACGTCGCTGGTCGACATCAACCTCGGTATCCGAATCCTGTTGGGCAGTTCGTATTATGACGACTGGAACGACCAGGAGATGTTCGTCAAGAACGACCCGCTGGGAAACCCGGTGGACCGGCGGCACCCATGGAATCAGCACACCAACCCGAAGCCGCAGAAGCGCGACTTCGAGGACAAGTACACCTGGGTGATGTCGCCGCGCTGGTTCGACCGCCAGGACCACTTGGCGCTCGACACCGGAGGTGGTCCATTGGCTCGGCTGTGGGCGACGGCACTGGCCGGCCTGGTCGACATCGGCTATGTGAAGGCGACGGGTAACAGTGTCCAGATCAACCTGCCGAAGACCGCACTGAAGGGCCCCGTCGAACTCGAGTGGAAAGTGCCCCAGTACGGCAGCAACACCATTGAGCGCAACCGTGCCAGGACATACTTCCAGGCCTATGCGGCTGCGTGCGCACTGCATTTCGCCGAAAAGGCGTTGGTGGAGATCCGGGCCAACCGAACCAAGACATGGGAAAAGTTCGACGTGCCCGACGAGGGTATCGGCTGCGGGTTCACCGAAGCGGTCCGCGGCGTGCTGAGCCATCACATGGTTATCCGGGACGGAAAGATCGCCAACTACCACCCCTATCCGCCCACCCCGTGGAACGCCAGCCCCCGCGACGCCTACGGCACCCCAGGACCGTATGAGGATGCGGTGCAGGGCCAGCCCATCTTCGAGGAGAACGGCAGGGAGCACTTCAAGGGCATCGACATCATGCGCACGGTCCGCAGTTTCGACCCGTGTCTGCCGTGCGGCGTGCACATGTACCTGGGCAAGGGGAAGAGCCTGGACCTCCTACACTCCCCCACCCAGTCCGTCACCGGGGAATAGAAAATGGCCCCGCCGACACTGCCAGACCCGGACGAAATCCAGGACGACGCGCAGTGGCGCACGGCGGGCGATCGGATTCAAACCTTGCTCCAAGCGTCGTCTTCGGGCGGTGCGGTTGCGCGGGAACGCGCCGAGCAGTTGGTCCGTGAGGTCACCGACCTCTACGGGGCGGCGCTCGAACGGATGATGGCCGTGGTGAGTGCCGCACAGCCGGAAGTTGCCGGCCGGTTGGCGGCCGACGACCTGGTCGCCAGCCTGTTGTTGGTGCACGGGTTACACCCGCACGCTGTCGAGCGCCGGGTGGCGCAAGCCTTGGACAGCGTGCGGCCCTACCTGGGTTCGCACGGCGGCGACGTCGCGCTGCTCGGTGTCGACGACGGCCTCGGCGGCTACACGGTTCGCCTCCAGTTCCAGGGTAGTTGCAAGAGTTGTCCCTCATCTTCGGACACGTTGGAGTTGGCGGTGGAGGACGCAGTGCGAGCGGCCGCGCCCGAAGTCGAATCAATCGAAGTCGTTGCCTCCGAGGAGGACTCCAGCCGGCGTGTCATTCCCGCCGAAGCGTTGATGAGCCGCCTGCACCAGCCGACCGCGTGGCAGCCGGTTCCCGAGCTGGCCGAACTGTCAGACGGCGAAATCGGTGGGTTCCGAGTGATGGGCGCGACGGTACTGGTCTGTCGGCTGGGCGGGAACGTTTATGCCTACCGTGATCGATGTCCGCATTGCACAGCCACATTGGCCGGCGCACAGCTGAGTGGCGTGGTGCTGCGGTGCCCGAGCTGCGGCGCCGGTTTCGACGTCGTCCGCGCCGGCGCCGGGCTCGGCGGAGACGGCCGCCTCGAGCCGATTCCCGTACTGGTACGCGACGGTGTGTTGGCGATGGCCATCCCGCAAGAGGTGGCGTAGATGGACGGTATCGGCAATGTCACAGACGTATTGGCGCGCATCCGCGCCAACCGAGCGGTGCCGCAACCGGCGGGCGAGCGGTGCGAGATGTGCTCGGAGGTCATCGCCGACGAACACCAACATGTGGTCAATCTCGACGGCCGCCAGTTGATGTGTGTCTGCCGCGGCTGCTATCTGCTGTTCACCGATACCCATGCCGATCTGCGTTACCGGGCTGTTCCGGACCGCTACCTGACATTCGGGGATTTCGGGCTCGACCGCCTTGGGTGGGATGTTCTGCAGATCCCCGTTGGGCTGGCGTTCTTCTTCCACAACTCGGCGCTGGACCGCACGGTCGCGTTCTACCCCGGGCCGGCGGGGGCCACCGAATCTGAACTCGATCTGCAGGCGTGGGACGACATTCGCACCAGCGACCCTCGGGTGGACACACTCGTCGACGACACCGAGGCGCTTCTCATCCGTGTGCCCGACGACGAAAGCAGCCGCCCGCTGGCGTATCTGTTGCCGATCGACGCCTGCTACGAGTTCGTCGGCCGGCTGCGCATGATGTGGCGCGGCTTCGACGGCGGACAAGACGTCCGCACTTACATCAACGAGTTCTTCGAAATGCTCGATGCCCGCGGCAGAATCGTGGACCCGGCATGAATGACGTCACGTTCGCCGTCCTCGACGTCGCACCGGAACCCTACGCGGTAACGCCGATTCTGATGGCGCGCATCGGCATCGCCTCGGTCGCCGAGGAGCCGGTGCATGCAATCGCACTGAAATGTCAGGTCCGCATCGAACCGTCGCGCAGGGCGTATACCGACGATGAGGCTGCCGGTCTGATGGATCTGTTCGGACCGCGGGAGCGCTGGGCCGCCACGCAGCACTCCTTCCTGTGGCAGCACGCCACCGCGATGGTGCCCAGCTTCACCGGCGGCACCCACATCGAGCTTTCCCTCGAGTGCACGTATGACTTCGAGGTGGCAGCCGCCAAGTACCTACACGCGCTGCGCGACGGCGCCATTCCGCTGCAGTTCTTGTTCAGCGGAACCCTTTTCACCGCAGGCAGTCGCGGCTTCGCCGTCCAACAGGTGCCCTGGGACCGCGACGAACGCTACGACATGCCGGTGACCGTGTGGCGTGACCTGATCCGGCAGCACTTTCCGAACACCGACTGGCTACGGCTCGACCGTGAGACCATCGACGCGCTGAGCGCATACCGCAACGCGCGCGGCCTGCTCGGATTCGACGACGCGATCACGTCGCTGCTGACGGTGCCCGCGGCCGGGGAGCTCCCATGACCGTCAACGGGGACCGCGCCCGTGCCGTCGCCGACGCCGTGCTCTACGAGGGCTACCTGCTCTACCCGTATCGAGCCAGTTCGCGAAAAAACCAGTCGCGCTGGCAGTTCGGCGTGCTCGGGCCGTCGGGTGCCGCGGACGCGGACATCGGTGAGGACGGCTCACTTCGCGCACAGGTCCTGGTGAACCCGCAGGGCGTCCCGTGGATATCGGGGGTGGCCCGCTTCCTGCAACTGCAACACCGCGGCACCGAACGCGATCTGGGTGGCGGCCGATTCGAACCGGTCGAGGAACTCACTGCAGGCACTCAGACGTGGCTGAGCTGGGACGAGGCCGTCGAGCGCGAGGTCGCCGTCGACCGCTTCCCCGCTCCGAGCCTGCCCCGCACGATCGACATCTCGGTGCCTGCCGGTCGCGACGTGGAAATCGTTGACGGCGGCAGGCTGGTCCGCACCCGGCAGCAGTTGCACGGTCTGCTCTCGATATTCGCGGAGCCCGACGACGACCTGCTGCGGCTCACATTCGAGGTACGCAACACCGGATCACCCGCCACCGATAAGGACGACGCGATCGCCACCTCGCTGATCGGCACCCACCTGCTCATCGAAGTCACCGACGGCGAGTTCGTGTCGCTGCTGGAGCCACCGGACACGGCCGCCGGTGCCGTGGCACGGTGTCGGCAGCATCGATGCTTTCCCGTACTGGCCGGCCGCCCAGGCGATCACACCTTGGTGTTGGCATCGCCGATCATCCTCTACGACCACCCGCAGATCGCCGAACAGAGCAATGGTGCGCTCTACGACTCCACCGAGATCGACGAGATCCTCACTCTTCGGGTTATGACGATGACCGAGGACGAAAAGGCGCAGGCCCGCGCCACCGACCCGCTGGCCGCCCGGATCATCGACCGCTGTGACTCGATGTCACCCGAGGCGATGCTCGACCTGCACGGTGTGCTGCGTGATCCGCACGCAGATTTGGTTCCCGAGGTGCCCGCGGGTGTCGACTGGTGGGATCCACAGGCGGACAATGCGGTACGGCCCGAGCGGGATGCCATCCTGGTCAACGGAGCACCGGTGGCGCGGGGTAGCCGGGTCAGACTTCGGCCGACGCGCCGGGCCGACGCACAGGACCTGTTCTACGTCGGCAAGATCGCGCGCGTCACGACCGTGCACGAGGACGTCGACGGCGACCAGCACATCGGTGTCGTGCTGGAGGACGATCCGGCTGCCGACATGCACGAGTGGTACGGCCGTTATCTGTACTTCGCCCCCGATGAAGTCGAACCGCTGGAAGGGAGTTCGAAATGGAAGTAGTGGGTTGGGTCGCCGTCGGTGTTGCCGCCGCCGTCGTGCTCGGAGCGGCAGTGCTCGGCCTGAGGTCGATCCCGGATGCGAAGCGCTACCTCAAGATCCGGCAGATGTAGTCGGGTGCCGACACACCGCGGAATTCTGGTCGCCGGGATCGGCAACATCTTCCTCGGCGACGACGGGTTCGGCTCCGAGGTGATCCGCCGCGTCCCCGAGGCGCTCGCAGCGCCGGGGGTTCGGGTCGTGGACTACGGGATCCGCGGCGTGCATCTGGCGTATGACCTGCTGGACGGGTACGAGGCACTGGTGCTCGTCGACGCCGTCCCGAACCGGGGCTCCCCGGGCACGTTGCACGTCTTCACGGCGGATCATGACGCCCTCACCGCCGATTCGGGTCTGGACGCACACGCGATGGATCCGCAAGCGGTGTTCGCCAGCCTCACCGCGCTGGGCGGCGCCCCGCCCGACACCGTGGTGATCGGTTGCGAGGCAGCCAACGTCGACGAGGGCATCGGCCTGTCCGAGGTCGTCGAGGCGGCCGTTGCCGGTGCGGTGCAGGCCGTCGTCGACGCCGTCGCCGAGCTCTGCGCGCGGTCCGTGGTGAGGGGAGGCTGAACCCATGTGCCTGGGAATACCGGGGCAGGTCGTGCACATGCTGGACGGCTACGGCGATCAACTCGCCCTCGTCGACGTGGCAGGCGAGCAGCGCAAAGTCAACGTCGGAATGCTCCCGGAGGAAACCTTCGGCGCCGGGGACTGGGTGATCATCCACATGGGCTTCGTCGTCGAGAAGACCGACAAGGCCGGTGCCGACGCGGCGATGTCGGGGCTGGAGTTGATGGGCAGGGGTCACGACGTCGAGGATCCGCGATGACCAGCAGGGTCCGGCTGCGTGTCGACGTGCACGGGGTGGTGCAGGGGGTGGGCCTTCGGCCGTTCGTGTACTCGTGCGCGGCGGCACTGAGCCTCACCGGCTGTGTGCGCAACGACAGTTCCGGGGCCGTCATCGAAGTCGAGGGCGACGCCGGTGACGTCGAGGACTTCCTGGGACGGCTGCGCGACCGGCCTCCGCCGCTGGCGGTGATCGAATCCGTTGAAACCCGGCCGATCCCGCTCGTCGGCGGTACCGGATTCGTCATCGCCGACACGT
This region includes:
- the hypB gene encoding hydrogenase nickel incorporation protein HypB; the encoded protein is MCATCGCGDDGTRITLVGRGHEHTHPHDHTHLHEHNGHVHTETISLEQKVLAKNDRLAEDNRKWLAERNILALNLTSSPGAGKTTLLERTIRHLGRDRPVAVIEGDQETLLDAERIKATGARAVQVNTGAGCHLDAAMVRRALDTLDPEPESILFIENVGNLVCPALFDLGEHSKVVVISVTEGTDKPLKYPHMFAAAGLVVVNKIDLMPYVDFDLESCCAYSRSVNPAAEILPMSATSGDGSARWYEWIDNRANGIMHPSPVDKR
- a CDS encoding hydrogenase expression protein HypE — translated: MPIEAAVKAEEALIHILWINAGLSCDGDSVALTAATQPTIEEIALGALPGLPKVAVHWPLIDFECGPNGGADDFLEWFFKADRGELEPFVLVVEGSIPNEKLKDEGYWCGFGNDPATGQPMTTSEWLDRLAPKATAIVAAGTCATYGGIHAMAGNPTGAMGVPDYLGWDWKSKADIPIVCVPGCPIQPDNFAETLTYLLYMATDQAPMIPLDDALRPKWLFGATVHEGCDRGGYYEQGDFATEYGSPKCIVKLGCWGPVVKCNVPKRGWINGIGGCPNVGGICIGCTMPGFPDKFMPFMDEPPGGKVSTAASGLYGSVIKNLRQITGRTLDKEPKWRHPGTKLTTGATRTW
- a CDS encoding nickel-dependent hydrogenase large subunit; the protein is MTTIIPEPSHVKRDPGQLVEMAWDPITRIVGSLGIYTKIDFDNREVVECHSTSSIFRGYSIFMKGKDPRDAHFITSRICGICGDNHATCSCYAQNMAYGVKPPHLGEWLINLGEAAEYMFDHNIFQENLVGVDYCEKMVSETNPSVLAKAENTQAPNADMHGYRTIADIMRTLNPFTGEFYREALQVSRTTREMFCLMEGRHVHPSTLYPGGIGTTATVQLMTDYMTRLMRYVEFMKKVVPMHDDLFDFFYEALPGYDQVGLRRTLLGCWGSFQDPEVCNFAYKDMEYWGRKMFVTPGVVVDGKLVTTSLVDINLGIRILLGSSYYDDWNDQEMFVKNDPLGNPVDRRHPWNQHTNPKPQKRDFEDKYTWVMSPRWFDRQDHLALDTGGGPLARLWATALAGLVDIGYVKATGNSVQINLPKTALKGPVELEWKVPQYGSNTIERNRARTYFQAYAAACALHFAEKALVEIRANRTKTWEKFDVPDEGIGCGFTEAVRGVLSHHMVIRDGKIANYHPYPPTPWNASPRDAYGTPGPYEDAVQGQPIFEENGREHFKGIDIMRTVRSFDPCLPCGVHMYLGKGKSLDLLHSPTQSVTGE
- a CDS encoding NifU family protein, with product MAPPTLPDPDEIQDDAQWRTAGDRIQTLLQASSSGGAVARERAEQLVREVTDLYGAALERMMAVVSAAQPEVAGRLAADDLVASLLLVHGLHPHAVERRVAQALDSVRPYLGSHGGDVALLGVDDGLGGYTVRLQFQGSCKSCPSSSDTLELAVEDAVRAAAPEVESIEVVASEEDSSRRVIPAEALMSRLHQPTAWQPVPELAELSDGEIGGFRVMGATVLVCRLGGNVYAYRDRCPHCTATLAGAQLSGVVLRCPSCGAGFDVVRAGAGLGGDGRLEPIPVLVRDGVLAMAIPQEVA
- a CDS encoding DUF5947 family protein, producing the protein MDGIGNVTDVLARIRANRAVPQPAGERCEMCSEVIADEHQHVVNLDGRQLMCVCRGCYLLFTDTHADLRYRAVPDRYLTFGDFGLDRLGWDVLQIPVGLAFFFHNSALDRTVAFYPGPAGATESELDLQAWDDIRTSDPRVDTLVDDTEALLIRVPDDESSRPLAYLLPIDACYEFVGRLRMMWRGFDGGQDVRTYINEFFEMLDARGRIVDPA
- a CDS encoding DUF6084 family protein, which gives rise to MNDVTFAVLDVAPEPYAVTPILMARIGIASVAEEPVHAIALKCQVRIEPSRRAYTDDEAAGLMDLFGPRERWAATQHSFLWQHATAMVPSFTGGTHIELSLECTYDFEVAAAKYLHALRDGAIPLQFLFSGTLFTAGSRGFAVQQVPWDRDERYDMPVTVWRDLIRQHFPNTDWLRLDRETIDALSAYRNARGLLGFDDAITSLLTVPAAGELP
- a CDS encoding DUF6893 family small protein; protein product: MEVVGWVAVGVAAAVVLGAAVLGLRSIPDAKRYLKIRQM
- a CDS encoding hydrogenase maturation protease; the protein is MPTHRGILVAGIGNIFLGDDGFGSEVIRRVPEALAAPGVRVVDYGIRGVHLAYDLLDGYEALVLVDAVPNRGSPGTLHVFTADHDALTADSGLDAHAMDPQAVFASLTALGGAPPDTVVIGCEAANVDEGIGLSEVVEAAVAGAVQAVVDAVAELCARSVVRGG
- a CDS encoding HypC/HybG/HupF family hydrogenase formation chaperone, whose product is MCLGIPGQVVHMLDGYGDQLALVDVAGEQRKVNVGMLPEETFGAGDWVIIHMGFVVEKTDKAGADAAMSGLELMGRGHDVEDPR